In bacterium, one DNA window encodes the following:
- the nuoB gene encoding NADH-quinone oxidoreductase subunit NuoB, with product MALKPMLGGENWVTSRLDKVVGWARKYSVFPYPFVTACCGMEYMSLSSSHYDLDRFGMAFPRFTPRQADLLFVVGTISHKIAPVLRRVYDQMCEPKWVIAFGVCTCTGGFYDNYATVQGIDTIIPVDVYIPGCPPRPETVIQGMMLLQEKIARQKQEY from the coding sequence ATGGCGCTGAAACCGATGCTTGGCGGCGAAAACTGGGTCACCTCGCGCCTGGACAAGGTGGTGGGCTGGGCGCGCAAGTACTCGGTGTTCCCCTACCCCTTTGTCACTGCCTGCTGCGGCATGGAGTACATGTCGCTCTCCAGCTCGCACTACGACCTCGACCGTTTCGGCATGGCTTTCCCGCGTTTCACCCCCCGTCAGGCCGACCTGCTGTTCGTGGTGGGCACGATCAGCCACAAGATCGCCCCGGTGCTGCGACGGGTCTACGACCAGATGTGCGAGCCCAAGTGGGTCATCGCGTTCGGGGTCTGCACCTGCACCGGCGGGTTCTACGACAACTACGCCACGGTCCAGGGGATCGACACGATCATCCCCGTGGATGTCTACATCCCCGGCTGCCCGCCGCGGCCCGAGACCGTGATCCAGGGCATGATGCTGCTGCAGGAAAAGATCGCCAGACAGAAACAGGAATACTGA
- a CDS encoding NADH-quinone oxidoreductase subunit D has translation MSDTDSSQTTGQLRSESMLLNVGPSHPAMHGVIRIVTALEGEIVRSAEVEIGYLHRCFEKDVENVSWTMAFPYTDRLNYVSSMLNNVGWAMAAEKLFGVTVPERCQYVRVVVSEIARIVDHLTCIGASAMELGAMTAFLYFMKAREYLYDLIEWVSGGRIMATYIRIGGVKADLPEGFAGKAKKVLGQVREVIDEVDKLLTRNRIFFDRTKDIGVLSRERALSYGITGPLIRAVGVPYDIRRVKPYLVYDQLDFEVPVVEDGDNYARYLVRMEEMRQSISIILQALDRMPAGAVAVDPYGRELTGAQMVEEFKRARVADNVGSKARVDLTLDGTDRVTAAGVSRSTDRRMMLPPKEETYGNIEGLMGHFMLIMDYWGVRPPKGEAYHAVEGANGELGFYMVSNGEGRPWRAHCRGPCFFPMAALHEMITGGMVADIIPTFGSINMIAGELDR, from the coding sequence ATGAGCGACACGGACAGCAGCCAGACCACAGGCCAACTACGCAGCGAGAGCATGCTGCTCAACGTGGGTCCCTCCCACCCGGCCATGCACGGGGTGATCCGCATTGTCACCGCTCTGGAGGGCGAGATCGTGCGCTCGGCCGAGGTGGAGATCGGCTACCTGCACCGCTGTTTCGAGAAGGACGTGGAGAACGTGAGCTGGACCATGGCCTTCCCCTACACCGACCGCCTGAACTATGTCAGCTCGATGCTCAACAACGTGGGCTGGGCCATGGCCGCCGAGAAGCTGTTCGGCGTGACCGTGCCCGAGCGCTGCCAGTACGTGCGCGTGGTGGTCTCCGAGATCGCCCGCATAGTCGACCATCTCACCTGCATCGGCGCCTCGGCCATGGAGCTGGGCGCGATGACCGCGTTCCTCTATTTCATGAAAGCCCGCGAGTACCTCTACGACCTGATCGAGTGGGTCTCCGGCGGACGGATCATGGCCACCTACATCCGTATCGGCGGCGTGAAAGCCGATCTGCCCGAGGGTTTCGCCGGGAAAGCCAAAAAGGTGCTGGGTCAGGTGCGCGAGGTGATCGACGAGGTGGACAAGCTCCTCACCCGCAACCGTATCTTCTTCGACCGCACCAAGGACATCGGGGTGTTGAGCCGCGAACGTGCGCTGTCCTACGGGATCACGGGGCCCCTGATCCGCGCCGTGGGCGTGCCCTACGACATCCGGCGGGTGAAGCCCTATCTGGTCTACGACCAGCTCGATTTCGAGGTGCCGGTGGTGGAGGACGGCGACAACTACGCGCGCTATCTGGTGCGCATGGAGGAGATGCGCCAGAGCATAAGCATCATCCTCCAGGCCCTGGACAGGATGCCCGCCGGGGCGGTGGCCGTGGACCCATACGGCCGCGAGCTGACCGGGGCGCAGATGGTGGAGGAGTTCAAGCGCGCCCGCGTGGCGGACAATGTGGGCTCCAAGGCCAGGGTGGACCTCACCCTGGACGGGACCGACCGGGTCACCGCCGCCGGGGTGAGCCGCAGCACCGACCGTCGCATGATGCTGCCGCCCAAGGAGGAGACCTACGGCAACATCGAGGGCCTGATGGGCCATTTCATGCTCATCATGGATTACTGGGGGGTGCGCCCGCCGAAGGGCGAGGCCTACCACGCGGTGGAGGGGGCCAACGGCGAATTGGGGTTCTATATGGTCTCCAACGGCGAGGGCCGCCCCTGGCGCGCCCATTGCCGCGGGCCCTGTTTCTTCCCCATGGCCGCCCTGCACGAGATGATAACCGGCGGCATGGTGGCCGACATAATCCCGACTTTCGGCTCGATCAACATGATCGCCGGTGAGTTGGACCGTTGA
- a CDS encoding beta-galactosidase → MNALTRISRRDFLTALGVLPAGGAILLASACRGRGGGIEVGRDGFVIDSRVYPLYSGTVHYWCHEPARWPELLDNLSRLGLITLRVDIPWSLHERAQGGFDFGSGRAELDLDSFLKQAATRGMRVLARPGPFQGHEVQDNGIPRRVLFDPRVPARGSDGNMEIHFGRNGQYPLPSCFSQAFEDEVGSWFDLVGQLLKRHLCSAGGPVIGVQVDDGAGLFIHSRYVYSLDYSLPALDSYRSWLAGLYTDIEELNNAYGSDYPSFESVEPPRRFEAENPHELPRHLDWVEFREVSIARHLDRLASMLVKRGVEGVPVFAALPSGFRAPFNPEAVESSHDIAFAGFDNSGSGTLDYLTERRSAKMASGISRYPFHSGFTLGAALENANVPLTPEEFEFLALTAVMQGLRGLNFHLAAEADNWTGGAFTRDCRVRGEYCEPLRRVVRFLRESRFQDYSKQAETIVLFNRGLDRLSAALEHRRDMAGLDLGGEVFNETADLGLLNSPETCTLWLDQATELMREVGFDWDCGDSAISAERLCCYKVAILSCSDYLDRREIETLRAFVSKGGALVFGPGRPYLDQSMHRNLQVENFFAGAMPLADYLAPAGRTQAANLSLIQMESPHEVGRLIKTLGISPRFTRANTSLDLSFFQNLEGAGLLFVANSSDRPQHSDIFFQGLLTVTPYGRAEASVMEGSLRVELAPRSLAIWEVRP, encoded by the coding sequence GTGAATGCCCTGACCAGGATAAGCCGGAGGGACTTTCTGACCGCCCTGGGAGTACTCCCGGCAGGGGGCGCGATCCTGCTTGCCAGCGCCTGCCGCGGACGGGGCGGCGGGATCGAGGTGGGGCGGGACGGGTTTGTGATCGACAGCCGTGTGTATCCTCTCTACAGCGGGACAGTGCACTACTGGTGCCACGAGCCGGCGCGCTGGCCCGAGCTTCTGGACAACCTGTCCCGTCTGGGGCTGATCACCCTGAGAGTGGACATTCCCTGGTCACTGCACGAGCGCGCGCAGGGCGGATTCGATTTCGGCTCCGGGCGGGCGGAGCTTGACCTGGACTCTTTCCTCAAGCAGGCCGCCACGCGAGGTATGAGAGTGCTGGCCCGTCCCGGACCGTTCCAGGGCCACGAGGTCCAGGACAACGGCATCCCGCGCCGCGTGCTGTTCGACCCGCGGGTGCCGGCTCGCGGCAGCGACGGCAACATGGAGATACATTTCGGACGCAACGGGCAGTACCCGCTGCCGAGCTGTTTCAGCCAGGCTTTCGAGGACGAGGTCGGGTCCTGGTTCGACCTGGTGGGGCAGCTTCTCAAGCGCCACCTTTGCAGCGCAGGCGGTCCGGTGATCGGGGTGCAGGTGGATGACGGCGCCGGCCTTTTCATACACTCGCGCTACGTTTACAGCCTCGACTACAGCCTTCCCGCCCTGGACAGCTACCGTAGCTGGCTGGCCGGCCTCTACACCGACATCGAAGAGCTGAACAACGCCTACGGCAGCGACTACCCCTCGTTCGAGTCCGTGGAGCCGCCGCGGCGCTTCGAGGCCGAGAACCCGCACGAACTGCCCCGCCATCTCGACTGGGTGGAATTCCGCGAGGTCTCCATCGCCCGTCACCTCGACCGTCTGGCCAGCATGCTGGTCAAGCGCGGGGTGGAGGGCGTGCCGGTGTTCGCCGCCCTGCCCTCGGGTTTCCGCGCTCCGTTCAACCCGGAAGCGGTCGAGAGTTCGCATGACATCGCTTTCGCCGGGTTCGACAACTCCGGCTCCGGGACGCTGGATTACCTCACCGAGCGGCGCAGCGCAAAGATGGCCTCCGGGATCAGCCGTTACCCGTTCCACTCGGGTTTCACTCTCGGCGCAGCTCTGGAGAACGCCAATGTCCCACTCACTCCGGAGGAGTTCGAGTTCCTGGCCCTGACCGCTGTGATGCAGGGTCTGCGGGGATTGAATTTTCATCTTGCGGCCGAGGCGGACAACTGGACCGGCGGGGCTTTCACCCGGGACTGCCGGGTGCGCGGGGAGTACTGCGAGCCGTTGCGCCGGGTCGTTCGCTTTCTGCGCGAGAGCCGCTTCCAGGATTATTCCAAGCAGGCCGAGACTATCGTGCTGTTCAACCGCGGCCTGGACCGTCTGAGCGCCGCCCTGGAACACCGCCGCGACATGGCCGGCCTGGACCTGGGCGGGGAGGTGTTCAACGAGACCGCGGACCTGGGCCTTCTCAACTCGCCCGAGACCTGCACGCTCTGGCTGGACCAGGCTACGGAACTGATGCGCGAGGTGGGTTTCGACTGGGATTGCGGCGATTCTGCCATCTCCGCCGAGCGGCTCTGCTGCTACAAGGTGGCGATCCTCTCTTGCAGCGATTATCTCGACCGGCGGGAGATCGAGACCCTGCGGGCGTTCGTGTCCAAAGGCGGGGCGCTGGTGTTCGGGCCGGGACGGCCTTATCTGGACCAGAGCATGCACCGCAACCTTCAGGTGGAGAACTTTTTCGCCGGTGCGATGCCTCTGGCCGACTATCTGGCCCCGGCCGGACGAACCCAGGCGGCCAATCTCAGCCTGATCCAGATGGAAAGCCCGCACGAGGTGGGCCGCCTGATTAAGACCCTGGGCATCTCGCCCCGTTTTACCCGGGCGAACACGAGCCTGGACCTGTCGTTTTTCCAGAACCTGGAGGGCGCGGGTCTTCTTTTCGTGGCCAACAGCAGCGACCGCCCGCAGCACAGCGACATTTTCTTCCAGGGCCTCCTGACTGTCACCCCGTACGGCCGGGCGGAGGCCTCTGTCATGGAGGGAAGCCTCAGAGTGGAGCTGGCGCCGCGCAGCCTCGCAATCTGGGAGGTGCGCCCGTGA
- the lpdA gene encoding dihydrolipoyl dehydrogenase: MSDVQSSFDILVLGGGPGGYVAAIRAAQLGRSVALVEREALGGVCLNWGCVPSKALLRSAQLYQDILRAGDFGLKVAEPGFDWSAIVKRSRQVADRTRRGVNYLMKKNGITVVEGRGELLGRGKMGVKGENGELELAAKDIILAVGGHPRAVPGLEIDRTSVITSREALALPELPRSVLIVGAGAIGIEFAYMLNSFGVTVTVVELLERILPLEDEEVSEELHRIFTKRGIKFITGAKVTSLSREGGLCRVTVESASGSTEIDTEKVLLAVGVAANTEGIGLEAAGVETERGFIRVDDTCRTAAKGVSAIGDCIGAPLLAHAASREALVAVDSLCGLPALRPAPGLIPGAIYCEPQVASIGLTEKKAEAAGFKVRVGRFPFRPLGKALASGNTDGFAKLVIDSGTGKLLGAHLIGPEATELIPELSLARWLDLDAAALHRAVHPHPTFSEAVAEAAADCLGQAIHI; this comes from the coding sequence ATGTCAGACGTACAGAGCAGCTTCGATATTCTGGTCCTGGGCGGTGGCCCCGGCGGCTACGTGGCCGCTATCCGCGCCGCCCAGCTCGGCCGCAGCGTGGCCCTGGTCGAGCGGGAGGCCCTGGGCGGGGTCTGCCTCAACTGGGGCTGCGTGCCCAGCAAAGCACTCCTGCGCAGCGCCCAGCTTTACCAGGATATCCTGCGCGCCGGGGACTTCGGGCTGAAAGTCGCAGAGCCGGGTTTCGATTGGAGCGCCATAGTCAAGCGCAGCCGTCAGGTGGCCGACCGCACCCGCCGCGGCGTGAATTACCTGATGAAAAAGAATGGGATCACGGTGGTCGAGGGCCGGGGCGAACTGCTGGGCCGCGGCAAGATGGGAGTGAAAGGTGAAAACGGAGAGCTGGAACTCGCAGCCAAGGATATAATCCTGGCCGTGGGCGGCCATCCCCGGGCCGTGCCGGGCCTGGAGATCGACCGGACCAGCGTGATCACCAGCCGCGAGGCCCTGGCCCTTCCCGAGCTGCCCCGCTCGGTCCTGATCGTGGGCGCCGGCGCTATCGGGATCGAGTTCGCCTACATGCTGAACTCTTTCGGCGTCACCGTGACCGTGGTCGAGCTGCTGGAGCGTATCCTGCCGCTGGAGGATGAGGAGGTGAGCGAGGAGCTGCACAGGATATTCACCAAGCGCGGGATCAAGTTCATCACCGGAGCGAAAGTGACCAGCCTGAGCCGCGAGGGCGGCCTCTGCCGGGTGACTGTGGAGTCCGCCTCCGGCAGCACGGAGATAGATACTGAGAAAGTGCTCCTGGCCGTGGGCGTGGCCGCCAACACCGAGGGGATCGGGCTGGAGGCTGCGGGGGTGGAGACCGAACGCGGGTTCATCCGGGTGGATGACACTTGCCGCACCGCTGCCAAGGGGGTGAGCGCCATCGGCGATTGCATCGGCGCGCCGCTCCTGGCCCATGCCGCCTCGCGGGAGGCCCTGGTGGCGGTGGACTCCCTCTGCGGTCTCCCGGCCCTCCGCCCCGCGCCCGGCCTTATCCCCGGCGCGATCTACTGCGAGCCGCAGGTGGCCAGCATCGGCCTGACCGAAAAAAAGGCCGAGGCGGCCGGGTTCAAGGTGCGCGTGGGACGGTTCCCGTTCCGGCCCCTGGGCAAGGCCCTGGCCTCGGGCAACACGGATGGGTTCGCCAAGCTGGTGATCGACTCCGGAACCGGAAAGCTGCTGGGAGCACACCTGATCGGCCCGGAGGCCACGGAGCTGATCCCCGAGCTGTCGCTGGCCCGCTGGCTCGACCTGGATGCCGCCGCCCTGCACCGGGCGGTCCATCCGCACCCCACGTTCTCGGAGGCCGTGGCCGAGGCCGCCGCCGACTGTCTGGGGCAGGCGATACACATCTGA
- a CDS encoding DUF2961 domain-containing protein gives MNRLTVSLILLLFLTLSSLAAEELFQAPAGVSTRWYSFENPTAAKGAGGQTNQTRKGAAAREIASGETVTLADIQGPGIIRRIWMTVRNKPENLRGLVLRIYWEDQDYPSVEAPLQDFFGIPFARQAAFESALFSNPEGRSFNCFVPMPFKTHARVTIENQAPESAGSLFYDIDCTVGDNLPADFCYFHARYRRENPTTPKKDFQILPRVEGRGRYLGCNVGVRAIGQFGQPTWFGEGEMKIYLDGDREYPTLVGTGTEDLLGSAWGLGPFNHLYQGCLLGDGGNGVWGFYRFHVPDPVYFQKEIQVDLQQMQGAMTEQLKEKVSPENYPEMVDTHKPFNPADYSEDIWRNFEAPQDVCATAYWYQSLPSPKWGPLEPYASRMKDLLLPPKP, from the coding sequence ATGAACCGTTTGACTGTCAGCCTGATCCTACTGCTCTTTCTGACCCTCTCATCCCTCGCGGCAGAGGAGCTGTTCCAGGCGCCCGCCGGGGTCAGCACGCGCTGGTATTCTTTCGAGAACCCCACCGCAGCCAAAGGCGCGGGCGGACAGACAAACCAGACCCGCAAGGGCGCGGCGGCCCGCGAGATCGCCTCGGGCGAGACTGTCACCCTGGCCGACATCCAGGGACCGGGCATCATCCGCCGTATCTGGATGACTGTGCGCAACAAGCCGGAGAACCTGCGCGGCCTGGTGCTGCGTATCTATTGGGAGGACCAGGACTACCCCTCGGTCGAGGCCCCGCTGCAGGATTTCTTCGGCATCCCGTTCGCCCGTCAGGCGGCGTTCGAGAGCGCCCTGTTCTCCAATCCGGAGGGCCGCTCTTTCAACTGCTTTGTCCCCATGCCGTTCAAGACACACGCCCGGGTCACGATCGAAAACCAGGCCCCCGAGAGCGCCGGCTCGCTGTTCTACGACATCGACTGCACCGTGGGCGACAATCTGCCCGCGGATTTCTGCTATTTCCACGCCCGCTACCGTCGTGAGAACCCCACCACGCCCAAGAAGGATTTCCAGATCCTGCCGCGGGTCGAGGGCCGCGGACGGTACCTGGGCTGCAACGTGGGGGTGCGCGCTATCGGGCAGTTCGGCCAGCCGACATGGTTCGGCGAGGGCGAGATGAAAATCTACCTGGACGGCGACCGCGAGTATCCCACCCTGGTGGGAACCGGCACCGAGGACCTGCTGGGAAGCGCCTGGGGCCTGGGGCCGTTCAACCACCTCTACCAGGGCTGCCTTCTGGGTGACGGCGGTAACGGGGTCTGGGGGTTCTACCGCTTCCACGTGCCAGACCCGGTGTATTTCCAGAAAGAAATCCAGGTCGACCTTCAGCAGATGCAAGGCGCCATGACCGAGCAGCTAAAAGAGAAAGTGAGCCCGGAGAATTATCCGGAGATGGTCGACACGCATAAGCCTTTCAACCCGGCGGATTACAGCGAGGATATCTGGCGGAATTTCGAGGCGCCGCAGGATGTCTGCGCCACGGCCTACTGGTACCAGAGCCTGCCCTCGCCCAAGTGGGGGCCGCTGGAGCCCTACGCCTCGCGCATGAAAGACCTTCTTCTGCCGCCCAAGCCGTGA
- the ndhC gene encoding NADH-quinone oxidoreductase subunit A: MQSFIPVVITIVIAAVMVGAALGLAALCGPRPRTDKTKETPFECGRAPFEEPGRPFPVHFYVTAILFIVFDIEVVFLYPWIAARNAVGAYGLLAVLIFLFLLTFALLYEWLKGGMEWR; the protein is encoded by the coding sequence ATGCAGAGTTTCATTCCAGTAGTCATCACAATCGTTATCGCCGCGGTGATGGTCGGGGCCGCCTTGGGCCTGGCCGCGCTCTGCGGCCCCAGGCCCCGGACCGACAAGACCAAGGAAACCCCGTTCGAGTGCGGGCGGGCGCCGTTCGAGGAGCCGGGACGACCGTTCCCGGTGCATTTCTATGTCACCGCGATCCTGTTCATCGTCTTCGACATCGAGGTGGTGTTCCTCTATCCCTGGATCGCCGCGCGCAACGCGGTGGGCGCCTATGGCCTGCTGGCCGTGCTGATCTTCCTGTTCCTGCTCACTTTCGCCCTGCTCTACGAGTGGCTGAAAGGGGGCATGGAATGGCGCTGA
- a CDS encoding sigma-70 family RNA polymerase sigma factor, whose protein sequence is MESPLAGAIIEDETALVDRLQSGDPEAIDEVVDAFSKPLYAFIMRLVGDSATAEDIFQETWIRVIRHIGGFRRQARFSTWLFQIALNQSRSSMRRSSSREYVALEDAPELSQDPDVDAESILRAEKVRKIVDSLPPKMREVVVLRFYNEKSEQEIAEIIDCPLGTVKSRLHRAMIFLKEKMDGFNPSEYATEAEDENEFE, encoded by the coding sequence ATGGAAAGTCCCCTGGCCGGGGCGATAATAGAGGATGAAACCGCCCTGGTGGACAGACTTCAGTCTGGTGACCCCGAGGCCATCGACGAGGTGGTGGATGCGTTCAGCAAGCCGCTGTACGCTTTCATCATGCGGCTGGTGGGCGACAGCGCCACGGCTGAGGACATATTTCAGGAGACCTGGATCCGGGTGATCCGGCATATCGGTGGGTTCAGACGGCAGGCGCGCTTTTCGACCTGGCTGTTCCAGATAGCCTTGAACCAGAGCCGCAGCTCGATGCGGCGCTCCTCCAGCCGGGAATATGTGGCCTTGGAGGATGCTCCCGAGCTGTCTCAGGATCCGGATGTGGATGCCGAGTCGATCCTGCGGGCCGAGAAGGTGCGCAAGATCGTGGACAGCCTGCCGCCCAAGATGCGGGAAGTGGTGGTGCTGAGGTTCTACAACGAGAAGAGTGAGCAGGAGATTGCCGAAATTATCGATTGTCCGCTGGGCACGGTCAAGAGCCGCCTGCACCGCGCGATGATCTTCCTCAAGGAAAAGATGGACGGTTTCAACCCGTCGGAGTATGCCACGGAGGCTGAGGATGAAAACGAATTTGAATGA
- the nuoE gene encoding NADH-quinone oxidoreductase subunit NuoE, whose product MKTDKPIAFSDEQLQLIRSLMQRLPDRKAALGDVIHMALEEFGCVSPEAETYIAGIMDLPASYVHEVVTFYNMYIQEPVGRHHLMLCDNVSCMLCGAEGLVAHLKERLGIEPGQTTADGRFTLWTVECLGACEMAPVVLVDHKFHGNLTVQKLDELLDSLE is encoded by the coding sequence ATGAAAACCGATAAGCCGATTGCGTTCAGCGACGAGCAGTTGCAACTGATCCGGAGCCTGATGCAGCGTCTTCCGGACCGCAAGGCCGCGCTGGGCGATGTCATACATATGGCCCTGGAGGAGTTCGGGTGCGTGAGCCCCGAGGCCGAGACTTACATCGCAGGCATCATGGACCTGCCGGCCAGCTATGTCCACGAGGTGGTCACTTTCTACAACATGTACATCCAGGAGCCAGTGGGCCGTCACCACCTGATGCTCTGCGACAACGTGAGCTGCATGCTCTGCGGGGCCGAGGGACTGGTGGCGCACCTCAAGGAGCGCCTGGGGATAGAGCCGGGGCAGACCACGGCGGATGGCCGCTTCACGCTCTGGACCGTGGAGTGCCTGGGCGCCTGCGAGATGGCCCCGGTGGTGCTGGTGGACCACAAGTTTCACGGAAACCTCACTGTGCAGAAACTCGACGAGCTGCTCGACAGCCTGGAGTGA
- a CDS encoding AEC family transporter, producing MIGKSFLATLAALIQIALVIGASAFLVRRKVFDENHIRALSGIVVNLSLPCLIFGSIMRDFNVAEYHDWWKFPLLGILTVVFVLPPSWLIFRDQHEHGRALSALTTFQNAGYLVLPIGEILFPDQFHRFSIYLFLLLLTYNPLLWSIGSYLISHRKGNRLRPGQLITVPFVATLAAMFMVFTGLRVWFPTIILSPVEMIGRSCVPLATVVLGLTIGSLHVQRMPSVFNITRVALIKLVAIPLVMFAVLKYTSFSSGPLESSFWMLEMSSPPATGLALQAVHFGGDEHLVCGVLVISYLIALLTMPLFFSLTQVLL from the coding sequence GTGATCGGTAAATCCTTTCTGGCCACCCTCGCGGCGCTGATCCAGATCGCCCTGGTGATCGGGGCCTCGGCGTTCCTGGTACGGCGAAAGGTGTTCGACGAGAACCACATCCGGGCCCTGAGCGGAATTGTGGTCAATCTGTCCCTGCCCTGCCTGATATTCGGCAGCATCATGCGCGATTTCAACGTGGCCGAGTACCACGACTGGTGGAAATTTCCCCTGCTGGGTATCTTGACCGTGGTGTTCGTCCTGCCTCCCTCCTGGCTGATTTTCCGCGACCAGCACGAGCACGGACGGGCCCTGAGCGCCCTGACCACGTTCCAGAACGCGGGCTATCTGGTGCTGCCGATCGGCGAGATACTGTTCCCGGACCAGTTCCACCGGTTTTCGATCTACCTGTTCCTGCTGCTTCTGACCTACAACCCGCTGCTCTGGAGCATCGGCAGCTACCTGATCTCGCACCGCAAGGGCAACCGTCTGCGCCCGGGCCAGCTGATCACTGTCCCGTTCGTGGCGACCCTGGCCGCGATGTTCATGGTGTTTACCGGCCTGCGGGTCTGGTTCCCGACGATCATACTCAGCCCGGTGGAGATGATCGGGCGCTCCTGCGTGCCGCTGGCCACGGTGGTGCTTGGCCTGACCATCGGCTCGCTGCACGTGCAGCGGATGCCCTCGGTGTTCAACATCACGCGGGTGGCGCTGATCAAGCTGGTGGCCATTCCCTTGGTAATGTTCGCGGTGCTGAAATACACCTCTTTCAGCAGCGGGCCGCTGGAGAGTTCGTTCTGGATGCTGGAGATGTCCTCGCCGCCGGCGACCGGGCTGGCGCTGCAGGCCGTGCATTTCGGCGGAGATGAGCACCTGGTCTGCGGGGTGCTGGTGATCTCCTATCTGATCGCGCTTCTGACCATGCCGCTGTTTTTCAGCCTGACGCAGGTTCTACTCTGA
- a CDS encoding NADH-quinone oxidoreductase subunit C, with product MLEPVENSTLASLTARFGAAVIESGQDKGDLVAVVTRDSLHEIVAFLRDTSELDFNMLIDLCGVDYLPRKPRFEVVYQVHSLERNERLRLKVTVPEEDCRVATLSDLYPVADWLERECWDMFGVVFEGHPNLKRLLMYDSFVGHPLRKDYPINRRQPLIGPKN from the coding sequence ATGCTCGAACCGGTTGAAAACAGCACGCTCGCCAGCCTGACCGCCCGTTTCGGCGCGGCGGTTATCGAGTCCGGACAGGACAAGGGCGATCTGGTGGCCGTGGTGACTCGCGACAGCCTGCACGAGATCGTGGCCTTCCTGCGCGACACGTCCGAGCTGGATTTCAACATGCTGATCGACTTGTGCGGTGTGGATTACCTTCCCCGCAAGCCGCGTTTCGAGGTGGTCTACCAGGTGCACAGTCTGGAGCGCAACGAGAGGCTGCGCCTCAAGGTGACCGTGCCGGAGGAGGACTGCCGCGTGGCCACGCTCAGCGACCTCTACCCGGTGGCCGACTGGCTGGAGCGCGAGTGCTGGGACATGTTCGGCGTGGTGTTCGAGGGCCACCCGAACCTCAAGCGCCTGCTGATGTACGACTCCTTTGTCGGCCACCCGCTGCGCAAGGACTACCCGATCAATCGCCGTCAGCCGCTGATCGGCCCGAAAAACTGA